The proteins below come from a single Zea mays cultivar B73 chromosome 8, Zm-B73-REFERENCE-NAM-5.0, whole genome shotgun sequence genomic window:
- the LOC100304362 gene encoding GATA transcription factor 12 isoform X1, with amino-acid sequence MEAAASAEYGYYGGGAGPHETKTAGCGDHFVVDDLLALPPYDDEEEGATGETPLCLQPVKEEEGGLGNFSADSSIVVTAIDSCSNSFSRLADDDFPGEFYEPYDQLVELEWLSNYMGEGEETFAAEDLEKLKLISGGFSPAAVNVSAPAPVGVASAASATQSASMAISPSESGISAQQAFRAKKPPPSKKKDAAAPAPAPAEGRRCVHCDTDKTPQWRTGPMGPKTLCNACGVRYKSGRLVPEYRPAASPTFVMSKHSNSHRKVLELRRQKEVVVQQPPHVMGGAGGPAGGLMRMQSAMLLDGPVAAVSSSSPIVGGDEFLIHQHLGTADYRQRI; translated from the exons ATGGAGGCGGCAGCGTCAGCCGAGTACGGGTACTACGGCGGAGGCGCGGGCCCACACGAGACGAAGACCGCCGGGTGCGGGGACCACTTCGTCGTGGACGACCTCCTCGCGCTGCCGCCGtacgacgacgaggaggagggGGCGACAGGCGAGACCCCGCTGTGCCTGCAGCCTGTCAAGGAGGAGGAGGGCGGCCTCGGGAATTTCTCGGCCGACTCGTCCATCGTCGTCACAGCAATCGACAGCTGCAGCAACTCCTTCTCTAGGCTAGCCGACGACGACTTCCCGGGGGAATTCTACGAGCCG TACGACCAACTGGTGGAGCTAGAATGGCTATCAAACTACATGGGCGAGGGCGAGGAAACTTTCGCGGCGGAGGACCTGGAGAAGCTGAAGCTCATTTCCGGTGGGTTCTCCCCGGCGGCTGTGAACGTGTCAGCACCAGCTCCAGTGGGCGTAGCTTCAGCCGCCTCTGCGACACAGTCCG CGTCCATGGCCATTTCGCCCTCGGAGTCCGGCATCTCGGCGCAGCAGGCGTTCCGCGCCAAGAAGCCGCCGCCGTCGAAGAAGAAAGACGCGGCGGCACCGGCACCGGCACCGGCAGAAGGGCGACGGTGCGTGCACTGCGACACGGACAAGACGCCGCAGTGGAGGACGGGGCCCATGGGCCCCAAGACGCTGTGCAACGCGTGCGGGGTGCGGTACAAGTCGGGGCGGCTGGTGCCGGAGTACAGGCCCGCGGCGAGCCCCACCTTCGTGATGTCCAAGCACTCCAACTCCCACCGAAAGGTGCTGGAGCTGCGCCGCCAGAAGGAGGTGGTAGTGCAGCAGCCGCCGCACGTGATGGGCGGCGCCGGCGGTCCTGCAGGCGGGCTGATGCGCATGCAGAGCGCGATGCTGTTGGACGGGCCGGTGGCGGCGGTGTCGTCGTCGTCCCCCATCGTCGGCGGCGACGAGTTTTTGATCCACCAGCACTTAGGGACGGCAGACTACCGGCAGCGCATCTAA
- the LOC100304362 gene encoding GATA transcription factor 12, which yields MEAAASAEYGYYGGGAGPHETKTAGCGDHFVVDDLLALPPYDDEEEGATGETPLCLQPVKEEEGGLGNFSADSSIVVTAIDSCSNSFSRLADDDFPGEFYEPYDQLVELEWLSNYMGEGEETFAAEDLEKLKLISGGFSPAAVNVSAPAPVGVASAASATQSGMFLPVPAKARSKRSRAAPGNWSSRLVVLPPTPASPPAPAASMAISPSESGISAQQAFRAKKPPPSKKKDAAAPAPAPAEGRRCVHCDTDKTPQWRTGPMGPKTLCNACGVRYKSGRLVPEYRPAASPTFVMSKHSNSHRKVLELRRQKEVVVQQPPHVMGGAGGPAGGLMRMQSAMLLDGPVAAVSSSSPIVGGDEFLIHQHLGTADYRQRI from the exons ATGGAGGCGGCAGCGTCAGCCGAGTACGGGTACTACGGCGGAGGCGCGGGCCCACACGAGACGAAGACCGCCGGGTGCGGGGACCACTTCGTCGTGGACGACCTCCTCGCGCTGCCGCCGtacgacgacgaggaggagggGGCGACAGGCGAGACCCCGCTGTGCCTGCAGCCTGTCAAGGAGGAGGAGGGCGGCCTCGGGAATTTCTCGGCCGACTCGTCCATCGTCGTCACAGCAATCGACAGCTGCAGCAACTCCTTCTCTAGGCTAGCCGACGACGACTTCCCGGGGGAATTCTACGAGCCG TACGACCAACTGGTGGAGCTAGAATGGCTATCAAACTACATGGGCGAGGGCGAGGAAACTTTCGCGGCGGAGGACCTGGAGAAGCTGAAGCTCATTTCCGGTGGGTTCTCCCCGGCGGCTGTGAACGTGTCAGCACCAGCTCCAGTGGGCGTAGCTTCAGCCGCCTCTGCGACACAGTCCGGTATGTTCCTGCCGGTCCCGGCAAAGGCCCGTAGCAAGCGGTCCCGCGCAGCTCCGGGCAACTGGTCGTCACGGTTGGTCGTGCTCCCGCCGACCCCGGCCTCACCACCGGCCCCTGCAGCGTCCATGGCCATTTCGCCCTCGGAGTCCGGCATCTCGGCGCAGCAGGCGTTCCGCGCCAAGAAGCCGCCGCCGTCGAAGAAGAAAGACGCGGCGGCACCGGCACCGGCACCGGCAGAAGGGCGACGGTGCGTGCACTGCGACACGGACAAGACGCCGCAGTGGAGGACGGGGCCCATGGGCCCCAAGACGCTGTGCAACGCGTGCGGGGTGCGGTACAAGTCGGGGCGGCTGGTGCCGGAGTACAGGCCCGCGGCGAGCCCCACCTTCGTGATGTCCAAGCACTCCAACTCCCACCGAAAGGTGCTGGAGCTGCGCCGCCAGAAGGAGGTGGTAGTGCAGCAGCCGCCGCACGTGATGGGCGGCGCCGGCGGTCCTGCAGGCGGGCTGATGCGCATGCAGAGCGCGATGCTGTTGGACGGGCCGGTGGCGGCGGTGTCGTCGTCGTCCCCCATCGTCGGCGGCGACGAGTTTTTGATCCACCAGCACTTAGGGACGGCAGACTACCGGCAGCGCATCTAA
- the LOC103636658 gene encoding uncharacterized protein, whose amino-acid sequence MARVIELRVKRENENLGQMPGRCPYYRWQREYFEKLVKERLIALLFDDWEEDDGEVDSKKVSEVGNSEDIATSVCNGCSTCGSSGDVHVLMICL is encoded by the exons ATGGCCCGAGTGATTGAACTGAGGGTGAAGAGGGAGAATGAGAACCTAGGCCAA ATGCCAGGAAGGTGCCCATACTACAGATGGCAGAGGGAGTATTTTGAGAAATTGGTGAAGGAGAGGTTGATTGCCTTGTTATTCGATGATTGGGAGGAAGATGATGGAGAGGTGGATTCCAAGAAGGTTTCTGAAGTAGGAAATAGTGAAGACATTGCAACTTCTGTTTGTAATGGTTGTAGTACCTGTGGTAGTAGTGGTGATGTACATGTTTTAATGATCTGTCTGTAA
- the LOC103637586 gene encoding probable calcium-binding protein CML9 translates to MAEKLTPEQVDECKEIFDLFDADEDGRIATGELVTALCSLGQNVDEAKARRFLEDAVATGAGDIDLAAFLAVAARKMGARQSEARLAECFDVFDDACSGSIPTEQLRQVMVSHGDRLTEEEGLRRGRGRTDCGGFCSGRREAGAVYNRDLIVSRDYRAMSAHPLALQRFPLYHSFRLPTPESWKWNP, encoded by the exons ATGGCGGAGAAGCTGACGCCGGAGCAGGTGGACGAGTGCAAGGAAATCTTCGACCTGTTCGACGCCGACGAGGACG GTCGCATCGCCACGGGTGAGCTCGTGACGGCGCTGTGCTCCCTGGGCCAGAACGTGGACGAGGCGAAGGCGCGGCGCTTCCTGGAGGACGCGGTCGCCACGGGCGCCggcgacatcgacctcgcggcgttcCTGGCCGTGGCGGCGCGCAAGATGGGCGCCAGGCAGTCGGAGGCGCGCCTCGCCGAGTGCTTCGACGTGTTCGACGACGCCTGCAGCGGGTCCATCCCCACGGAGCAGCTGCGGCAGGTGATGGTGAGCCACGGCGACCGGCTCACGGAGGAGGAGGGATTGCGGCGGGGTCGCGGGCGAACGGACTGCGGCGGTTTTTGCAGCGGGCGGagggaggcgggggcagtctacaatagagacttaatagttagtagagactaCCGCGCCATGTCAGCACACCCTCTCGCtctgcagcggttccccctatacCATTCCTTTAGGCTGCCCACACCGGAGAGCTGGAAATGGAACCCGTAA
- the LOC103636659 gene encoding golgin-84 isoform X1 has translation MASWLKVAEDLLEVVDRRAKIVATELSDEQSTSQPSGPNNQEVQAKKGKPREKGPLKLTNADGGNKISAQKEKRSRQRPRERMKIEKIRPSPPAGSSSVDTSASEPEVTPIDVKEVGNEGTLEKGEKGTDGLKTDGSGIVNTMVEVQLMQKNSDNATLDGVTHTNSEIAVESYFSVMDAKSESSSSNQTSEIGSVINLEERDSTVAVIQDTNASELPNTEVTGKLQESKKASVSDSSESIEDRRKQKSDTISVKEQDQLEEAQGLLKSAVKTGQSKEARLARVCAGLSSRLQEYKSENAQLEELLVQEREKSTLHEAHIKQLQQELSMSRVEGSRAELNMVDALTAKNAEIESLVKSLDSWKKRAATSEEKLASLEEDIDGLKRNCELTETRVIQALREELATTERRAEEERIAHNATKMAAVEREVELEHRAVEASSALARIQRAADQSSSRVLELEHKLAVLEVECASLQQELQEMEARNRRVQKKPSEEANQVLQMQAWQEEVERARQSQREAEAKISSLEAELQKMRVEMAGMRRDAEHYSRQEHVELEKRYRELTDLLYHKQTQLESMASEKAALEFQLEKSLKQFHEVQIEAERSKATRRSASSWEEDADIKALEPLPLHHRHMATANQQLQKAAKLLDTGAVRATRFLWRHPVARVSLLFYLVFVHLFLMHLLNRLQDFASREGTSAMGDLASANLP, from the exons ATGGCCTCCTGGCTCAAGGTCGCCGAAG ACTTGCTCGAAGTCGTCGACCGGAGGGCCAAGATCGTGGCAACAGAACTGTCGGATGAGCAGTCTACCTCTCAGCCTTCAG GACCAAACAACCAAGAAGTGCAAGCAAAGAAGGGAAAGCCGAGGGAGAAG GGTCCATTGAAGCTCACTAATGCCGATGGTGGCAACAAGATATCTGCTCAGAAGGAAAAGAGGAGTAGGCAACGGCCGCGAGAGCGGATGAAGATCGAGAAGATCAGGCCTTCGCCACCTGCAGGTTCATCAAGTGTTGATACCAGTGCTAGTGAACCAGAAGTCACTCCGATCGATGTTAAGGAAGTGGGTAATGAGGGTACATTGGAGAAAGGAGAGAAAGGTACTGATGGCCTTAAGACTGATGGGTCTGGGATTGTTAATACCATGGTTGAAGTTCAACTGATGCAGAAAAACTCTGACAATGCCACTCTGGATGGTGTTACACATACCAATTCAGAGATTGCTGTTGAAAGCTATTTTTCAGTTATGGATGCAAAAAGTGAGTCGAGCAGCAGTAACCAGACTTCCGAGATTGGTTCAGTGATTAATTTGGAGGAGAGAGACTCTACTGTGGCTGTTATCCAGGACACAAATGCGTCTGAATTGCCAAATACAGAGGTTACTGGCAAACTGCAGGAATCAAAGAAAGCGAGTGTTTCAGATTCATCAGAAAGCATAGAAGATCGACGCAAACAAAAATCTGATACAATTTCTGTGAAAGAACAAGACCAACTTGAGGAG GCTCAGGGATTGTTAAAAAGTGCTGTCAAGACTGGCCAGTCAAAAGAAGCTAGGTTAGCTCGG GTTTGTGCTGGACTTTCATCCCGCCTCCAAGAGTATAAGTCTGAAAATGCACAGCTGGAGGAACTTCTTGTTCAAGAG AGAGAGAAATCTACATTGCATGAAGCTCATATAAAGCAACTACAGCAAGAGTTATCAATGTCCAGAGTAGAAGGTTCAAGAGCTGAATTGAATATGGTTGATGCTTTGACTGCAAAAAATGCAGAGATTGAATCTCTTGTTAAATCATTGGACTCTTGGAAGAAAAGAGCAGCAACTTCAGAAGAAAAGCTTGCTTCTTTAGAG GAAGATATAGATGGTCTCAAGAGGAACTGTGAACTTACTGAAACCAGAGTTATACAG GCTTTACGGGAGGAACTTGCTACCACAGAGCGTAGGGCTGAAGAAGAGCGCATTGCTCATAATGCCACAAAAATG GCAGCTGTTGAGAGAGAAGTAGAACTAGAACATCGGGCTGTTGAGGCATCGAGCGCTTTAGCTAGAATCCAG AGAGCTGCTGATCAAAGCTCATCAAGAGTGCTGGAATTGGAGCACAAGTTGGCTGTTCTTGAG GTTGAATGTGCTTCATTGCAACAAGAACTACAGGAGATGGAAGCTCGTAATCGCCGCGTACAGAAAAAACCTTCCGAAGAAGCTAATCAAGTTCTTCAG ATGCAGGCTTGGCAGGAAGAAGTTGAGCGTGCACGCCAAAGCCAACgagaggcagaggcaaagatatCATCCTTGGAG GCAGAGTTGCAGAAAATGAGAGTTGAAATGGCTGGAATGAGAAGAGATGCAGAGCATTATTCTAGACAG GAGCATGTTGAACTTGAGAAGAGATACCGTGAGCTAACTGACTTACTG TACCACAAGCAAACACAATTGGAATCCATGGCCAGCGAAAAGGCTGCGTTAGAGTTCCAACTGGAGAAATCATTGAAACAATTTCATGAAGTGCAG ATTGAGGCAGAAAGGAGTAAAGCTACTCGCAGATCAGCATCGTCGTGGGAAGAAGATGCTGATATCAAGGCATTAGA GCCTCTTCCTCTACATCATCGACACATGGCAACAGCAAATCAGCAG TTACAAAAGGCTGCGAAGCTTTTAGACACAGGAGCTGTGCGCGCAACAAGATTTTTGTGGCGACATCCCGTTGCACGAGTCAGCCTGCTGTTCTATTTG GTGTTCGTGCATTTGTTCTTGATGCACTTGTTAAACCGCCTTCAG GACTTCGCGTCCAGAGAAGGAACATCAGCCATGGGGGATCTGGCCAGCGCGAACCTGCCATAG
- the LOC103636659 gene encoding golgin-84 isoform X2 produces MASWLKVAEDLLEVVDRRAKIVATELSDEQSTSQPSGPNNQEVQAKKGKPREKGPLKLTNADGGNKISAQKEKRSRQRPRERMKIEKIRPSPPAGSSSVDTSASEPEVTPIDVKEVGNEGTLEKGEKEIAVESYFSVMDAKSESSSSNQTSEIGSVINLEERDSTVAVIQDTNASELPNTEVTGKLQESKKASVSDSSESIEDRRKQKSDTISVKEQDQLEEAQGLLKSAVKTGQSKEARLARVCAGLSSRLQEYKSENAQLEELLVQEREKSTLHEAHIKQLQQELSMSRVEGSRAELNMVDALTAKNAEIESLVKSLDSWKKRAATSEEKLASLEEDIDGLKRNCELTETRVIQALREELATTERRAEEERIAHNATKMAAVEREVELEHRAVEASSALARIQRAADQSSSRVLELEHKLAVLEVECASLQQELQEMEARNRRVQKKPSEEANQVLQMQAWQEEVERARQSQREAEAKISSLEAELQKMRVEMAGMRRDAEHYSRQEHVELEKRYRELTDLLYHKQTQLESMASEKAALEFQLEKSLKQFHEVQIEAERSKATRRSASSWEEDADIKALEPLPLHHRHMATANQQLQKAAKLLDTGAVRATRFLWRHPVARVSLLFYLVFVHLFLMHLLNRLQDFASREGTSAMGDLASANLP; encoded by the exons ATGGCCTCCTGGCTCAAGGTCGCCGAAG ACTTGCTCGAAGTCGTCGACCGGAGGGCCAAGATCGTGGCAACAGAACTGTCGGATGAGCAGTCTACCTCTCAGCCTTCAG GACCAAACAACCAAGAAGTGCAAGCAAAGAAGGGAAAGCCGAGGGAGAAG GGTCCATTGAAGCTCACTAATGCCGATGGTGGCAACAAGATATCTGCTCAGAAGGAAAAGAGGAGTAGGCAACGGCCGCGAGAGCGGATGAAGATCGAGAAGATCAGGCCTTCGCCACCTGCAGGTTCATCAAGTGTTGATACCAGTGCTAGTGAACCAGAAGTCACTCCGATCGATGTTAAGGAAGTGGGTAATGAGGGTACATTGGAGAAAGGAGAGAAAG AGATTGCTGTTGAAAGCTATTTTTCAGTTATGGATGCAAAAAGTGAGTCGAGCAGCAGTAACCAGACTTCCGAGATTGGTTCAGTGATTAATTTGGAGGAGAGAGACTCTACTGTGGCTGTTATCCAGGACACAAATGCGTCTGAATTGCCAAATACAGAGGTTACTGGCAAACTGCAGGAATCAAAGAAAGCGAGTGTTTCAGATTCATCAGAAAGCATAGAAGATCGACGCAAACAAAAATCTGATACAATTTCTGTGAAAGAACAAGACCAACTTGAGGAG GCTCAGGGATTGTTAAAAAGTGCTGTCAAGACTGGCCAGTCAAAAGAAGCTAGGTTAGCTCGG GTTTGTGCTGGACTTTCATCCCGCCTCCAAGAGTATAAGTCTGAAAATGCACAGCTGGAGGAACTTCTTGTTCAAGAG AGAGAGAAATCTACATTGCATGAAGCTCATATAAAGCAACTACAGCAAGAGTTATCAATGTCCAGAGTAGAAGGTTCAAGAGCTGAATTGAATATGGTTGATGCTTTGACTGCAAAAAATGCAGAGATTGAATCTCTTGTTAAATCATTGGACTCTTGGAAGAAAAGAGCAGCAACTTCAGAAGAAAAGCTTGCTTCTTTAGAG GAAGATATAGATGGTCTCAAGAGGAACTGTGAACTTACTGAAACCAGAGTTATACAG GCTTTACGGGAGGAACTTGCTACCACAGAGCGTAGGGCTGAAGAAGAGCGCATTGCTCATAATGCCACAAAAATG GCAGCTGTTGAGAGAGAAGTAGAACTAGAACATCGGGCTGTTGAGGCATCGAGCGCTTTAGCTAGAATCCAG AGAGCTGCTGATCAAAGCTCATCAAGAGTGCTGGAATTGGAGCACAAGTTGGCTGTTCTTGAG GTTGAATGTGCTTCATTGCAACAAGAACTACAGGAGATGGAAGCTCGTAATCGCCGCGTACAGAAAAAACCTTCCGAAGAAGCTAATCAAGTTCTTCAG ATGCAGGCTTGGCAGGAAGAAGTTGAGCGTGCACGCCAAAGCCAACgagaggcagaggcaaagatatCATCCTTGGAG GCAGAGTTGCAGAAAATGAGAGTTGAAATGGCTGGAATGAGAAGAGATGCAGAGCATTATTCTAGACAG GAGCATGTTGAACTTGAGAAGAGATACCGTGAGCTAACTGACTTACTG TACCACAAGCAAACACAATTGGAATCCATGGCCAGCGAAAAGGCTGCGTTAGAGTTCCAACTGGAGAAATCATTGAAACAATTTCATGAAGTGCAG ATTGAGGCAGAAAGGAGTAAAGCTACTCGCAGATCAGCATCGTCGTGGGAAGAAGATGCTGATATCAAGGCATTAGA GCCTCTTCCTCTACATCATCGACACATGGCAACAGCAAATCAGCAG TTACAAAAGGCTGCGAAGCTTTTAGACACAGGAGCTGTGCGCGCAACAAGATTTTTGTGGCGACATCCCGTTGCACGAGTCAGCCTGCTGTTCTATTTG GTGTTCGTGCATTTGTTCTTGATGCACTTGTTAAACCGCCTTCAG GACTTCGCGTCCAGAGAAGGAACATCAGCCATGGGGGATCTGGCCAGCGCGAACCTGCCATAG
- the LOC103636659 gene encoding golgin-84 isoform X3 — protein MKIEKIRPSPPAGSSSVDTSASEPEVTPIDVKEVGNEGTLEKGEKGTDGLKTDGSGIVNTMVEVQLMQKNSDNATLDGVTHTNSEIAVESYFSVMDAKSESSSSNQTSEIGSVINLEERDSTVAVIQDTNASELPNTEVTGKLQESKKASVSDSSESIEDRRKQKSDTISVKEQDQLEEAQGLLKSAVKTGQSKEARLARVCAGLSSRLQEYKSENAQLEELLVQEREKSTLHEAHIKQLQQELSMSRVEGSRAELNMVDALTAKNAEIESLVKSLDSWKKRAATSEEKLASLEEDIDGLKRNCELTETRVIQALREELATTERRAEEERIAHNATKMAAVEREVELEHRAVEASSALARIQRAADQSSSRVLELEHKLAVLEVECASLQQELQEMEARNRRVQKKPSEEANQVLQMQAWQEEVERARQSQREAEAKISSLEAELQKMRVEMAGMRRDAEHYSRQEHVELEKRYRELTDLLYHKQTQLESMASEKAALEFQLEKSLKQFHEVQIEAERSKATRRSASSWEEDADIKALEPLPLHHRHMATANQQLQKAAKLLDTGAVRATRFLWRHPVARVSLLFYLVFVHLFLMHLLNRLQDFASREGTSAMGDLASANLP, from the exons ATGAAGATCGAGAAGATCAGGCCTTCGCCACCTGCAGGTTCATCAAGTGTTGATACCAGTGCTAGTGAACCAGAAGTCACTCCGATCGATGTTAAGGAAGTGGGTAATGAGGGTACATTGGAGAAAGGAGAGAAAGGTACTGATGGCCTTAAGACTGATGGGTCTGGGATTGTTAATACCATGGTTGAAGTTCAACTGATGCAGAAAAACTCTGACAATGCCACTCTGGATGGTGTTACACATACCAATTCAGAGATTGCTGTTGAAAGCTATTTTTCAGTTATGGATGCAAAAAGTGAGTCGAGCAGCAGTAACCAGACTTCCGAGATTGGTTCAGTGATTAATTTGGAGGAGAGAGACTCTACTGTGGCTGTTATCCAGGACACAAATGCGTCTGAATTGCCAAATACAGAGGTTACTGGCAAACTGCAGGAATCAAAGAAAGCGAGTGTTTCAGATTCATCAGAAAGCATAGAAGATCGACGCAAACAAAAATCTGATACAATTTCTGTGAAAGAACAAGACCAACTTGAGGAG GCTCAGGGATTGTTAAAAAGTGCTGTCAAGACTGGCCAGTCAAAAGAAGCTAGGTTAGCTCGG GTTTGTGCTGGACTTTCATCCCGCCTCCAAGAGTATAAGTCTGAAAATGCACAGCTGGAGGAACTTCTTGTTCAAGAG AGAGAGAAATCTACATTGCATGAAGCTCATATAAAGCAACTACAGCAAGAGTTATCAATGTCCAGAGTAGAAGGTTCAAGAGCTGAATTGAATATGGTTGATGCTTTGACTGCAAAAAATGCAGAGATTGAATCTCTTGTTAAATCATTGGACTCTTGGAAGAAAAGAGCAGCAACTTCAGAAGAAAAGCTTGCTTCTTTAGAG GAAGATATAGATGGTCTCAAGAGGAACTGTGAACTTACTGAAACCAGAGTTATACAG GCTTTACGGGAGGAACTTGCTACCACAGAGCGTAGGGCTGAAGAAGAGCGCATTGCTCATAATGCCACAAAAATG GCAGCTGTTGAGAGAGAAGTAGAACTAGAACATCGGGCTGTTGAGGCATCGAGCGCTTTAGCTAGAATCCAG AGAGCTGCTGATCAAAGCTCATCAAGAGTGCTGGAATTGGAGCACAAGTTGGCTGTTCTTGAG GTTGAATGTGCTTCATTGCAACAAGAACTACAGGAGATGGAAGCTCGTAATCGCCGCGTACAGAAAAAACCTTCCGAAGAAGCTAATCAAGTTCTTCAG ATGCAGGCTTGGCAGGAAGAAGTTGAGCGTGCACGCCAAAGCCAACgagaggcagaggcaaagatatCATCCTTGGAG GCAGAGTTGCAGAAAATGAGAGTTGAAATGGCTGGAATGAGAAGAGATGCAGAGCATTATTCTAGACAG GAGCATGTTGAACTTGAGAAGAGATACCGTGAGCTAACTGACTTACTG TACCACAAGCAAACACAATTGGAATCCATGGCCAGCGAAAAGGCTGCGTTAGAGTTCCAACTGGAGAAATCATTGAAACAATTTCATGAAGTGCAG ATTGAGGCAGAAAGGAGTAAAGCTACTCGCAGATCAGCATCGTCGTGGGAAGAAGATGCTGATATCAAGGCATTAGA GCCTCTTCCTCTACATCATCGACACATGGCAACAGCAAATCAGCAG TTACAAAAGGCTGCGAAGCTTTTAGACACAGGAGCTGTGCGCGCAACAAGATTTTTGTGGCGACATCCCGTTGCACGAGTCAGCCTGCTGTTCTATTTG GTGTTCGTGCATTTGTTCTTGATGCACTTGTTAAACCGCCTTCAG GACTTCGCGTCCAGAGAAGGAACATCAGCCATGGGGGATCTGGCCAGCGCGAACCTGCCATAG